The nucleotide sequence TAAAGTGCTTTGTAATGAATGCACGGGATAGGATATCCCTAGGATGTCCCATAGGTTACCCAGGGGATACCTAATTGTATGCCGGGTCGCGTGTGCAGCTTAGAAATTAAGTGGCGCGGCCAAATTCAAGGGCGGCCAAGCAAACAAAATTCGATATTCAATATGGTTTTTTTTCACTTTGCCGCTTTCTCTGCTCTCACATCTTTTCGCTTTGCTTTCCCCTCGAACCTCGCCTATCAAAGGCAATCGCAAAAGCcgtaaaacaaataaaaataaaacgaaattaTGCCAATAAATGAATTATAAGGCGCTCGCACAACGCGGCGTATACGCAACGCCAGTCAAAAGGAATGGGCGACAATGCCTAAGTGGCATGTAAATGTGTGTCAGCGTCTATGTTGTGTGACTGTGTGGGTAAGCGGATGTATGTGTGAGTGTGTTACCATGATTATTATAAGGCCACTCACACACACCCATGGCTGTCTTTGGCTGTGTGTGTTATGATAATGTTAATAGCCCAACACAGGCTTCTAAAATTTTATTAGCAGCCAGCTTATGGAACtttgaaaataataacaaaaaaccAGCAAAGAGTGCCCCTGCTCcccctctcgctcactcctacaGGCAGCTGTCTCTGTCTTTCTCTCGCCTCTTGTTGGCCATAAAGAATATTGAGGAAATTGCTTTCTTTGCACTCGAAATGCTCCGCAGACCAGGCCGCTTAGCAGGGTGCACTCATTTCGAAATTGTTGCGTATTATCGTAAAATTTTACGCACACCCTCACAGACACCCAGACACAGACGAGGGCCAAGGACGTGCGCACACATACAAATGCGATTTTGTGCACAGAAAGAAATCCCAGAACATCAATTATAACAGCATTTTAGAATGGAATATAATATTTCttgaataatataatataatattttctttattctattcaaaattgaaaaatattgttttagcTCTTAATAATATTTGAATCCATACTTTCCTGTATTCCTCTAATTCTTAAAAATCCTCGCCCAGgattttataaatttcttgggtataataaaagaaaatatagaCAAGATAGATAATAGGATACATTAAATTATTCAGAAACTTGACTAAAAcaattatttagaattaaaaaGAATAAGAATATATATGATCTCTTTTTTTGTGTATGGAATAATTTTTTCGTTCAGCATTGTTTGGGTTCTCCCTTGAGCAGACGACCGCATTTTTCTTGTCAAACAGTTCCATAACCAGCTGCAGCCACATATTCGCTTATAAGTGCGTGAATGTCTgttcaaaataatatttgcaaaaacaaaagaaaatatgGAGAGGCGCAAATTTGTTTGTTATGCCCCGTCCCCAATTTATGAACTGCGGCCGCGCCCTTGAATTATTTAGTTTAATTTGCCAAAGTGCTTTCTCCATAAAATGATATGTGGCTAATTTGCAAGGACCTCGTTCCCCGGGAAAGGGGGACAAATCGCAGCACGAAGatcaaaaaggaaaatcgaaaaAACCAAAAGAAAACACATGGACAGAAATATAATTTCAAtgattttccatttcgatttGGCGGAAGGGAGAGGGCCTTAGAGGAAAAACCATTTTAATGATGTTTACACAGTTTGTATGCGCCTGTCAACATCCAATGTATCTACGAGTTTCAGAGTATCTGAGTTCCGGAGTCCCAGCCTCCCCGTCACATTATATGGTGCTTTATGGCGATTGACTAGAACTTTTCACTATGCCCGACGGAGTACTTTAGTTGATGACATTATCGCTGCAATACAAAAGGTACTTTTTTCCTGCCACTGCCACTTCATCTCAGTGTTTGTACAGTTTCTTCTCATTCATTCGGTtgggtgtttttttttcgtcaATGACACTGAGCCAAAGGACTTTTTCCCGGCAAATATTGCTAAGCGTCTGCGCGTTTAATGGCCCTTCTTTTGGGGCAACTTTGATTTGGCAGCGGCAacagcggcggcggcagcaaTTTTTCATTAATTTGATTGAACCTCAGCCAGTCGAACGGAAATGAGGCAGAACAATTTAATGTCATATTTGTTGCACACACAAAATTGTTTTCATTTGATCTTCGCAGCTCTGAACTTGGTTTCGGGAATCGATTAATTTAAGAGAAATAATTTTGGACAATAAATAAGGCGATTATTATGATATTTGACCACTTCAAACAAATTAAGAAAAAAGACAAGATCCAGGTTGGTTATATTGAGAacatataattttattaattttataaacTTGTGTCTGTGAACAGAACTAAATTATCTTTAACACCACCATTTTAATAAGAGAACATGAAATGGCACTTCAGTTGGTTGTTCGCAGTCGAACAAATATATCAGCTTTACTGGCAATTTGACAATTATGTCCCAATATGTTAATTCCACAAAAGCTGTTGCGCCACACAAAGGGTATGCCAAAGTTTTTCACACAACCCTCGGAATATTGCATGTTTTTCAAGCAAACGATATCATTGCCGATGACCACACCCTCGGGATCCTTGATTTCACGTCTGCATTCCAAGGTCGTTGACTGTGGAGTGTACTTCTTCTGCAGAATGTTTCCATTCCAGCTCCAATACTCCACTTGATGTTCAGTAGGAGGTCGATACTGGCAAATGGGTGGCGGATTGGTGAACTTTTCCCCAAGTACTTTGCTCAAATGAAGTAGGATCAGCAAATCACTGGATTCTTTGGCTGTATAATATTGGGACACAGTGCTATCCGTGACAGTGTTTGTAGAGCCATCGGAGAATACCAGAGTGAAGTTCTCCGCATGCTGATCTGGCTTGCAATAACCAGCGGTTAAAATCTGTCGCCGATTCACAATGATTCCGCTGCAGATGAGCCTGTCGTTGGCCATAAAACGCACCAGGTAATCCTCCAAAGGCGGTGCAGCCAACAAAAGTTTGACGTGGCTTATACCCAGCAAAGCCAGAAATAGTATACCCATTTTTAACATGATCACAGATAAAACTAAATGTAAATGACTGAAATGGGGCCCTTTGAATGCCTAAGATTTTCCTCGCCTATTTTGAAAGGCAATGGAACCGATTTGAGGAATGATAATGGGTCtcttttattattaattatttacggtgcttacattttttatttagtaaATCTGGAATTGTACTTCTTCCAACTGCCTTATATCAAATCCTAAAAGTACTGATGGAATCAACCATGACTATTTGCGTAGTGACTGCGTCTGTAGCCGAAGTGTGGACGCCAGTTACCATTCTTATATTGCATCTTGAGATGTTTGGTACCTGATTCGCCTGGACTAAATGTTAGTAAGGCCAAAAGCAAAAATATGCCCACTTTCAACATGGCGGTATTTGAAACTGACTTCTTCTATAATGTTACATGGCTTTAAGGGGAAAAAAAGCAACCGATTCGAAAATTGGTAATGGATTTCTAATGGTATTTAAATATGGTTTCGGATAAACTGTACATAAAACTCTTTTTTCCAAAGCTTTTAAGAAATCAACTTAAaagtgttttatttatttcacaATTACAATATTGTGTCTTCTATATGGCTGTTTTTAATAACTTCCATTCCTCTTATAGAGAAGTCAAGAGCATCGTAGACCCTAAGATATAAATCGACTCCAGTGAAGGCGGGACAATTATGGCCCGCCACGTTGATGCCACATATCTCTTCGTGATGAATCAGTGGATTCCCAACGGCGTGCTGGCATAGGGCAGTATACTTCATATTCTTCACACAGATCATTGTACTGGTGGCCACAACTCCTCTCGGATCCTTCAGACGATGCCGGCACTCCTGGATGGGCTCTGTGTAAGTTATCTGCGAGTGAATGCTGTGGCGACTTCGAATCCAAAGAGGCAATTCAACGGGACTGTAGTTTGGCAGTTCTATGTCGCAGAGCTTCACTGTGTCGCCCATTACACTGGATTTGTGGGGGGAGTTCGGTAGTTTAATGGCGACTAGCAGAGAATCGGCGCCCTTCAGGAAAGTCTTGTTCAGGGGATACTTGAACCCGTCAAGGATTTCATCGTCGAACATCTTCATCGACACTATATCAGGGCTTCCATCATCGAAACAGGTGGATGCGGTGATCACTAGCTTTTCGGAAATCACAGTTCCCATGCAAATGTACTTGTTATGTTGATAGATGCGAACCATTAGCTCATGGAGCAGTACTTTCTTTCCTGACTTAGTCAACCTCACCACGGGCTCCTTGGAGGTGCCATAATGCACAGTACCATTTATTTCACCTGGTACCGCCTCAGCATCAGTTTTTGCAGTACGAGTTCGTTTGTAGTCCATCTGTGTTTTTGGATTGTGCTGCGCTTTATATTCGCCCATCATATAGCGATGAAAGTGTGTCTTGCTTGATTCCGACTGATTTGCTAGGACTACCAGTAGCAGGATTTGAAAAATCCAAAGTGAACGCATCATCGTGACGCGAGGAATCCCCTGGTACTGactatattttatatttatattttatctCTTTACAAAAATGTTACGTAATCCATTTGACACCCCAACAATTGATTTTCCATGCCAATTTTGGTGTATTTATGTAAAAAACACAAAGCTTCTAAGCCGTTACCATTAATTTAACGAtatacttatatttttgtatctaaaaaaaatacaaatattatccCTATTTCTCTCGGAAATGACCTTTATTAAATCAAGCTTATATTCTTAGCTGTTTTGCGAACACAACTAATAATATTCGGGAACTTCTTCGACATGGTGCTCCATTGAACCCTTGTCGTCCTCAGGGGTTCCACCATTGAGGGGATCACCGAAGGGAAGTTCGGGAACATTGGCGCCAACGTAAATATTGGGATCCTTATCGGCCAAGAACTGAAGCAGGGGTGATAACGGGGCTTTTATAGAGGTGTTGTAGGGACCCGTTGCAGTGAAACCCCTGAGCGCATCCGTGGCCATCTGGATGAATGGTACGACAGCCCTGATCGGTATGTATATGTCCATGTTGGTGGAGTCATCGTCCTCGTCGCAGTGCTCcccatatatatttattcccACCAGTTTGTTATCCTCAAGTAAGGGATCTCCGGGTCGGGTGCTGCAGGTGCTCTTCTTCGAGTGTTTCTTATTCATCACACAGAAGAAGTCCGACTCAAAGGTGGAGATGTGGAAAAAGTCCTTCAGACCGTAGTGAATTCGGCAACGATCGTATTCAAAAACCCGGGTCTTGTAAAAAGTGACCTTGTAAGTGGGTGGTCCCAGAAAGGCCATCTTAACGCTATCACCCATTTTAGGCTTCTTGCGATTCAGAGGAATATAGCGATATTGGGTCCTCTTGAGCTTCTGGGCCAGGGCGAGCAGAGCCACATGGTTGATAAAGTGGTCATCCCGGTTCACCGGCATGAAAAAGGCCTTCACCTGGTGGGGTTCAGTATTTGGTGCGAAATCAATGGCAGTCAGTATGGTCATTTTTTTGGCCGTATACTCGTAAGTCGCATCGGTTCCTGTGGCATAGAAGCAGTGCGTCGATGTGATGATCATCCTGTGAGAGATCAGGGCCCCTGCACAGATCACAGATCCCTCATTGAGGACATTTACGTAGAAGGACACGTGCTTTTCGTGATCAAAAGGAGGCCTGGTGTGGGCTTCCAACGTTCGTGGTTTTTTCCGATTCTCGAGGGCCTCACGATTGTAGTTCACGTGTTTATCGGAACTGTGGGCACGATTGCGGTATGTGGGTCTATGGTAGTTTTCGATGTACCTCTTTACCCACATGGAAGCACTAAAGTCGAGCCCTAGGATGAGCCAGATACATGTGATTAGGAGCCGCATGTTGAAATAAAACTGGCTCTAAGCAGGGCAACTGATTTGGATTCACCATGGCAAAAGGGCTTTCGGTAACTAACTTCATTAGTTTCACTCTAAGTACGAAAAAGAAATTCACTAagagaaaatatatttagtttCTTAAGTTACAAAAAGAGATAaccaacctttttttattatactAAATAACTATTTGCTTAAGAAGTAAGATCCTTGTTCTGAACTTAAGCATTTAAACTATTCCATTTTCTAATTCCCAAACTACAATTTTTCAGTTACAATacttttcatatattattaaatCACCTACAACtctaaatacatttttgtgttaaaatttatataatttgtcttgttaatttaacatttttaaagctatttttccaagtgtaccttttgaaatattaattaaaaatttagaCGAAAGCCAATCGGCAGACTCATCTCGCACTTCTCCCTCTATAATTCCCAGCAGGTCCTTTATTTGCCGTGTCTGTCATTGTTTTGGCATTTGCACTTTTTTGCAGACTTCCTTTGAGGGAATGGAAGATATTGCTGGTATTCCTTCGATGAGTATGTGCTCTGGAGTGCGGCTGCACATTGAATTATAAACCAGGCATCAATGGCCGTCATTTAACTCTTGCCTTTTGCCGCCTGCCATCGAGGCAGACAACCAAGTGGACCGAGTAGACCGGGTGGACCGGGTGGAGCGTCCTGACAGCGCCAGACGACATTGTGCCGGACATGAAAGGCTTGAAAGGTACGAGTATATAAGCGAGATGGCTGAAAAAAGGCGGCGTACAACGGAGGACATAGATAATTAATTTGCTTTGATTACAGTTGTCTGGTTCGGAGGGTGGGGATGGGCGAAAAAAACTGATTCTGAATCAGAATCAGGCCTTGGCTGTGGCCATGGCTTCGACTTCTGAAGTGGACTGACTGGCAGACGGAAATTGAAGTGTTTGTAATGTATGCACCGCCTGCGGCAAGAAAACGGATGGGCCAAAGGCATTTCCAGCCGACGCTCCTTTTGAATCTCTGGCGTCGACAGCAAAAAGTGACAGCCATGTCGGCAGGCAGTGCGTCTAATTGATGGCCAGCCAAAGGCTTTTCCATGCAAATATACAGCACGAGGCGGGCGGGATCTGGATTTCCGCAGGAAGAGAAACCAGGAACCAGGAACAGCTGCCGGGTCGGGTTCGCTCatcaattatttaaaatatgttacacTTGGCACATAACTTGACTGACAAACATGTGTTTTCTGTTGCCCTGCAAGCCGAGCCGACCGGCCATAATAGCTGGTCATTATGTTTATGGGCCAACGCCAGGGGACTGAAGGACCAAAGCAGGGGCACTGGGTTCAGCCCACCTGACTCGGGGAACAAAAAAAGGATATCCAACGGCCTTGTCGAAATTTATGCGTACGTGCCCGGCTGAAAAACGTGGCCGACGACAAGCAACCTCGGGTCATTTGTTATTAGCTGTAAAATGCGAGCTGGAGATCCGGTTGGCTTCCGGATTTAAGTGCTCCTACGAGCTGCCTGCCATCCAATAAATAATCTCCGTTGGTGGGGCTCCAAATCTGAAACAAAAGACGACTCGCGATTTGATTAAGGATGGTAAAAGTATAACCCTTTTTTATTAGGTAGCTggatttttgtttaaatgaAAGTTGTAGTtcatcaattttaattttttataaaggCAATTTAAGACAGTTGAATAATAGAAACCGTATTTCCAGGAGCTTTCAGTACtggaacccaaaactgtaCTTCTAATTTTCATGTTCGGTTTTTCCGTTTTTCCAATGGTCTTCAGAATGggagcccaaaactgcacttccaaatTCCATAACTCGAGTTATATGATCCCGATTTGGACCTGGGATGCCTCTATGGATTTGTgattgaattctctaatgctctacatttaaatatttcttttcagcgagggttcaaattttgacccatttttatGTTCGGTTTTTCCGTTTTTCCAATGGTCTTCAGAATGTgagcccaaaactgcacttccaaatTCCATAACTCGAGTTATACGATCCCGATTTGGACGTGGGATGCCTCTATGGATTTGTgattgaattctctaatgttctacatttaaatatttcttttcagcgagggtccaaattttgacccattttcatgttcggtttttttttatttccaatgGTCTTCAGAATGGGatcccaaaactgcacttccaaatTCCATAACTCGAGTTATATGATCCCGATTTGGACGTGGGATATCTCTATAGATTTGTAATCggattctctaataatctacgttaaaatatttcttttcagcgagggtccaaattttgacccattttcatgttcggttTTCAAAATGggagcccaaaactgcacttccgaATTCCATAACTCGAGTTATATGATCCCGATttggacgtgggatacctctacaGATTTGTAAtcgaattctctaataatctgcgttaaaatatttcttttcagCGAGGatccaaattttgacccattttcatgttcggttTTTCCGTTTTTCCAATGGTCTTCAGAATGGGatcccaaaactgcacttccaaatTCCATAACTCGAGTTATATGATCCCGATTTGGACGTGGGATATCTCTATAGATTTGTAATCggattctctaataatctgcgttaaaatatttcttttcagCGAGGatccaaattttgacccattttcatgttcggttTTCAAAATGggagcccaaaactgcacttccgaATTCCATAACTCGAGTTATATGATCCCGATttggacgtgggatacctctacaGATTTGTAAtcgaattctctaataatctgcgttaaaatatttcttttcagcgagggtcaaaattttgacccattttcatgtttggtTTTTCCGTATTTCAAATGGTCTTCAGAATGGGatcccaaaactgcacttccaaatTCCATAACTCGAGTTATACGATCCCGATTTGGACGTGGGATGCCTCTATGGATTTGTgattgaattctctaatgttctacatttaaatatttcttttcagcgagggtccaaattttgacccattttcatgttcggtttttccgtatttccaatggtctTCAAAATGGGAGTTCAAAACTGCACTTCGCAATTCCATAACTCGAGTTATACTATCCCGATTTAgtcgtgggatacctctatggatTTTTAAtcgaattctctaataatctgcattaaaatatttcttttcagcgagggtccaaattttgacccattttcatgtttggtttttccgtatttccaatggtctTCAGAATGggagcccaaaactgcacttccaaatTCCATAACTCGAGTTATACGATCCCGATTTGGACGTGGGATGCCTCTATGGATTTGTgattgaattctctaatgttctacatttaaatatttcttttcagcgagggttcaaattttgacccatttttatGTTCGGTTTTTCCGTATTTCAAATGGTCTTCAGAATGGGatcccaaaactgcacttccaaatTCCATAACTCGAGTTATACGATCCCGATTTGGACGTGGGATGCCTCTATGGATTTGTgattgaattctctaatgttctacatttaaatatttcttttcagcgagggtccaaattttgacccattttcatgttcggtttttccgtatttccaatggtctTCAAAATGGGAGTTCAAAACTGCACTTCGCAATTCCATAACTCGAGTTATACTATCCCGATTTAgtcgtgggatacctctatggatTTTTAAtcgaattctctaataatctgcattaaaatatttcttttcagcgagggtccaaattttgacccattttcatgtttggtttttccgtatttccaatggtctTCAGAATGggagcccaaaactgcacttccaaatTCCATAACTCGAGTTATACGATCCCGATTTGGACGTGGGATGCCTCTATGGATTTGTgattgaattctctaatgttctacatttaaatatttcttttcagcgagggttcaaattttgacccattttcatgtttggtTTTTCCGTATTTCAAATGGTCTTCAGAATGGGatcccaaaactgcacttccaaatTCCATAACTCGAGTTATACGATCCCGATTTGGACGTGGGATGCCTCTATGGATTTGTgattgaattctctaatgttctacatttaaatatttcttttcagcgagggtccaaattttgacccattttcatgttcggtttttccgtatttccaatggtctTCAAAATGGGAGTTCAAAACTGCACTTCGCAATTCCATAACTCGAGTTATACTATCCCGATTTAgtcgtgggatacctctatggatTTTTAAtcgaattctctaataatctgcattaaaatatttcttttcagcgagggtccaaattttgacccattttcatgtttggtttttccgtatttccaatggtctTCAGAATGggagcccaaaactgcacttccaaatTCCATAACTCGAGTTATATGATCCCGATTTGGACGTGGGATATCTCTATAGATTTGTAAtcgaattctctaataatctgcgttaaaatatttcttttcagcgagggtccaaattttgacccataTTCATGTTTGGTTTTTCCGTATTTCAAATGGTCTTCAGAATGGGatcccaaaactgcacttccaaatTCCATAACTCGAGTTATACGATCCCGATTTGGACGTGGGATGCCTCTATGGATTTGTgattgaattctctaatgttctacatttaaatatttcttttcagcgagggtccaaattttgacccattttcatgttcggtttttccgtatttccaatggtctTCAAAATGGGAGTTCAAAACTGCACTTCGCAATTCCATAACTCGAGTTATACTATCCCGATTTAgtcgtgggatacctctatggatTTGTAAtcgaattctctaataatctgcgttaaaatatttcttttcagcgagggtccaaattttgacccataTTCATGTTTGGTTTTTCCGTATTTCAAATGGTCTTCAGAATGGGAtcccaaaactgaacttccAAATTCCATAACTCGAGTTATACAATCCCGATttggacgtgggatacctctatggatTTGTAAtcaaattctctaataatctgcattaaaatatttcttttcagcgagggtccaaattttgacccattttcattttcggttTTTCCTTATTTCCAATGGTCTTCAAAATTggagcccaaaactgcacttccaaatTCCATAACTCGAGTTATATGATCCCGATTTGGACGTGGGATGCCTCTATGGATTTGTgattgaattctctaataaactttatttaaatattttgtttttgagaGGGTCACAATTTTAACCGATTTTCATGTTCCATTTTTTCAAATTTCCAATGGCTTCCAGAATGGGCCCCCAAatctgcacttctagattccataacttgagtaattcaATCCCGATTAAGACGTGGGATGCCTCTATGGATTTGTgattgaattctctaatgttctacatttaaatatttcttttcagTGAGGGTCTAAATTTTGACCCCTTTTCATGTGCGGTTTTTCCTTATTTCCAATGGTCTTCAGAATGggagcccaaaactgcacttcgaAATTCCATAACTCGAGTTATACTATCCCGATTTAGTCGTGGTATACCTCTATGGATTTGTAAtcgaattctctaataatctgcattaaaatatttcttttcagcgagggtccaaattttgacccattttcatgtttggtttttccgtatttccaatggtctTCAGAATGGGAGACCAAAACTGCACTTTCAAATTCCATAACTCGGGTTATACGACCCCGAtctagacgtgggatacctctatggatttgtaattgaattctctaatattatacttttaaatatttattttaagcgAGTGTCAAATTTTTAACTCATGGTTATGTTCCATTTGTCTCTATTTTCAATGGCTTTTAGTTTTGGAACGCAAAACTGCACACTTACATTCCATATCTTGAGTCTAAATCAGTTAGTAGGTAAACAGCCAAGCAATTGTCATATGCCGATTAGTTTTTAGTTCCTTTTAACAATCAACAAACTCTTAAATTCCAGTGGCAACCTTTACCTTTCCATTAAAACTAAGGCACAATTACTTAACTAGTTTAAGGGTACATTTCCACCAGGGCGCTGTTTGAGTTTTATGCGAACGCTGTCGACGGCAAATTAAATGTCACTCACACGCCA is from Drosophila suzukii chromosome 3, CBGP_Dsuzu_IsoJpt1.0, whole genome shotgun sequence and encodes:
- the LOC136117164 gene encoding uncharacterized protein encodes the protein MGILFLALLGISHVKLLLAAPPLEDYLVRFMANDRLICSGIIVNRRQILTAGYCKPDQHAENFTLVFSDGSTNTVTDSTVSQYYTAKESSDLLILLHLSKVLGEKFTNPPPICQYRPPTEHQVEYWSWNGNILQKKYTPQSTTLECRREIKDPEGVVIGNDIVCLKNMQYSEGCVKNFGIPFVWRNSFCGINILGHNCQIASKADIFVRLRTTN
- the LOC108007615 gene encoding seminase yields the protein MMRSLWIFQILLLVVLANQSESSKTHFHRYMMGEYKAQHNPKTQMDYKRTRTAKTDAEAVPGEINGTVHYGTSKEPVVRLTKSGKKVLLHELMVRIYQHNKYICMGTVISEKLVITASTCFDDGSPDIVSMKMFDDEILDGFKYPLNKTFLKGADSLLVAIKLPNSPHKSSVMGDTVKLCDIELPNYSPVELPLWIRSRHSIHSQITYTEPIQECRHRLKDPRGVVATSTMICVKNMKYTALCQHAVGNPLIHHEEICGINVAGHNCPAFTGVDLYLRVYDALDFSIRGMEVIKNSHIEDTIL
- the aqrs gene encoding uncharacterized protein aqrs, whose product is MRLLITCIWLILGLDFSASMWVKRYIENYHRPTYRNRAHSSDKHVNYNREALENRKKPRTLEAHTRPPFDHEKHVSFYVNVLNEGSVICAGALISHRMIITSTHCFYATGTDATYEYTAKKMTILTAIDFAPNTEPHQVKAFFMPVNRDDHFINHVALLALAQKLKRTQYRYIPLNRKKPKMGDSVKMAFLGPPTYKVTFYKTRVFEYDRCRIHYGLKDFFHISTFESDFFCVMNKKHSKKSTCSTRPGDPLLEDNKLVGINIYGEHCDEDDDSTNMDIYIPIRAVVPFIQMATDALRGFTATGPYNTSIKAPLSPLLQFLADKDPNIYVGANVPELPFGDPLNGGTPEDDKGSMEHHVEEVPEYY